The following proteins are encoded in a genomic region of Pirellulales bacterium:
- a CDS encoding isoprenyl transferase: MTESSLQPASDTLDVPRERRPRHIAVIMDGNGRWAQRRGLPRIEGHRHGVASVRRTTEEAARLGIDQLTLYCLSSENWKRPQAELDFLMHLLEQYLIEERTTLLDENIRLAVIGSREGIPDFVLREMQKTIHMTSSNTGMTLCLAVNYGSRAEIAASVRQIADEVRAGQLAPEAINEDTIAERLYTAGMPEPDLLIRTAGEMRVSNFLLWQISYSELWITDHCWPEFCEADLHDAIRDFAQRDRRYGGLNM, encoded by the coding sequence GTGACCGAGTCCTCTCTGCAGCCCGCCAGCGACACGCTCGACGTCCCGCGCGAGCGACGTCCCCGGCACATCGCCGTGATCATGGACGGCAATGGGCGCTGGGCGCAGCGCCGCGGCTTGCCGCGGATCGAAGGGCATCGCCATGGTGTGGCTTCCGTGCGCCGCACGACCGAAGAGGCAGCGCGATTGGGGATCGATCAGCTCACGCTCTACTGCCTGTCAAGCGAGAACTGGAAACGCCCGCAGGCAGAGCTCGATTTCCTCATGCACCTGCTGGAGCAGTATCTCATCGAAGAGAGGACAACGCTCCTCGATGAGAACATTCGCCTGGCCGTGATCGGCAGCCGCGAGGGAATCCCGGATTTCGTCTTGCGCGAGATGCAAAAGACGATCCACATGACCAGCTCCAACACCGGCATGACGCTCTGCCTGGCCGTCAACTACGGCAGCCGGGCGGAAATCGCGGCTTCGGTCCGCCAGATTGCCGACGAAGTGCGCGCGGGCCAGCTCGCGCCCGAGGCGATCAATGAGGACACCATCGCCGAACGGCTGTACACGGCGGGCATGCCAGAGCCTGATCTTTTAATCCGCACCGCTGGCGAAATGCGCGTGAGCAACTTCCTTCTTTGGCAGATCAGCTATTCGGAACTGTGGATCACCGATCATTGCTGGCCGGAATTCTGCGAAGCCGACCTGCACGACGCGATTCGCGATTTCGCGCAGCGCGATCGCCGCTACGGCGGATTGAATATGTAG